In Marinomonas posidonica IVIA-Po-181, a single window of DNA contains:
- the rplK gene encoding 50S ribosomal protein L11 → MAKKVEAYIKLQVKAGQANPSPPVGPALGQHGVNIMEFCKAFNAKTQSVEPGLPTPVIITVYNDRSFTFETKSTPAAVLLKKAAGIKSGSPRPNTQKVGTVTRAQLEEIVNAKQEDLTASDMDAAVRTIAGSARAMGLDVEGVN, encoded by the coding sequence ATGGCTAAGAAAGTCGAAGCTTATATCAAGCTACAAGTTAAAGCGGGTCAAGCGAACCCAAGTCCACCAGTTGGTCCTGCATTGGGTCAGCACGGTGTGAACATCATGGAATTCTGTAAAGCATTCAACGCAAAAACTCAAAGCGTTGAGCCAGGCCTTCCAACACCTGTAATCATCACTGTTTACAATGACCGTAGTTTCACATTTGAAACGAAATCGACTCCTGCTGCAGTGCTTCTTAAGAAAGCGGCTGGCATCAAGAGCGGCTCTCCACGTCCAAACACTCAAAAAGTTGGTACGGTTACTCGTGCTCAACTAGAAGAGATTGTTAATGCTAAGCAGGAAGATTTGACTGCTTCTGATATGGATGCAGCAGTTCGTACTATTGCTGGTAGTGCGCGCGCTATGGGTCTAGACGTTGAGGGTGTGAACTAA